The Drosophila nasuta strain 15112-1781.00 chromosome 2R, ASM2355853v1, whole genome shotgun sequence genome segment aactaaagtttttttttttactttttttgaattttttctgttgttgttgttgttgcctcctTTTGCATGCATCCGTTACATGCGGAGCTTTATTTTTTCGCTCTATGCGCGTTTCAAACTCGAAATATACGGACCGTGGACCCTGCTACAGTGATGTTgttcatgttgctgttgttgcaccaACACTCTCAGGCAGCAATGTGTGTTGCCGCCGGCAGCACATACGAATAgatgtgatgatgatgcggctgctgctgttgcgcctgatgttgctgctgctgctgttggtggtgcagatgatgttgctgttgatggtgttgatgttgctgctgctgctgctgttgttgttgtggttggtgATAGTGCGGCAGCGATGTTGGTGGTGCATTCGCGCTGCCGGGTCAGGTCGCTGTCGGCGTCATCAagaactgctgctgctgatgatgctgatgatgatgatggtgatgatgcgACTGATGGCTCTGATGGTAATGCTGATGATGCGACTGTGGCTGGTGGtgtgcctgttgctgttgttgctgctgctgttgttgcatctCGCGCTCTAATTTCTTAGCGAGCAAATCATGCCTTGATTCCATACCCGCTCCTCTGTAAATAAGTTGTGGGAACATAAGTAAGTAAGTTGATTCAGAGTCGCTCTTCGTCACACTCGATTTCTGTATATTTGGATGGTGAGAGTTAGGCGGTGCATTTTAGTGATTAGTCGCTTggtaagttgttgttgttattgctaaagtggttgctttttaatttaatgatatttcCGCATGCATGATTCCCGCCCCCACCAGAAAACTTTATCCTTTGGCTGGCATTTTATGACTGACCCCCAAAACATCAAGCATCATGTTTTATGTGAAGAAAACAACATGCAAACactcaaaaaaaagaacaaaaaaaactttgctaCCACCCGAAAAATTTCACCCAATGCCAATTTATCCCTATCTCCCTATCCTTGCTTCGACCTCTCCTTCTCACTCCTTTCATGTACTAAAAGCCAAGTGCGCAATTTGCGCCCAGCGGCAGCTGCACAACTTTTTACGACTCCTCCGCAGAAGAGCCTTGGCATTCAGCtgaagcaacacacacacacacacacacacacaagaggAGAAGGACCCTCAGTCTCCATCCCCGTTGATCCCTGGCAACAGCATGTAAAcgatttaaattgatttcgaACAAGCAATCAACTACAAACAGCAAATACACTCAAAAATTTAGTTCGAGAAATTTATTATCGCAAGTTTTATGGCCTGTGCAAGATCCCAACAATCAttcgatttttaaattgattgtcGCTGGGCGCTTTAAGTTATCATAATCAAATGTGAGCGAGTAATCTCAGCTTATGACTCATAAAATGTCTTGTCACTTCTTTTCAGAGATAGGCAAAAGAAAGAGGAATGAATTTGAATAGTTCTTTggaataaaaatcaaatacaattatttgttCTCtacaatttccatttcatattattttcattgcttttatttccCGCAAAGATGATGCAATTTCTTTCTGACTATTTCCTTTCTTGGTCACCTTTTATTTTTACGCACCAGTTACTAATCTTAAGTGCCATCTACATTTTTGTGCAATAAAATCTATCAGCAAGCGCCataaacttttatatttattttagtagcAACACTCAAAATGTTTATcacaaacaaaactaaaaatgaaaacagttTTTCCCGTATTTATAACGTCTAGGGAATTTGCCAACCGTGTCGCGAATCTACATTTTACTTTTTGGGGggctgtgggcgtggcatgcgttctgctttgcattttttataaagtattttttctgctgtcgagtttttgtttttttgtttgctgtttgtgaTCGCGCTTGGCTTTTTCTTGcacgaaaattgaaaaaataaatttatgtggtcttttcgcattttaaatacgtgcagcagaagcagcaaaacacacacacaaaggtATTCACACACACGTGAGTGTGGGGTAAAAAATGTGCTGCCTTCTTTTATTCGGGGGGAAGCTTGCACTTAAAACTAGCTGGAGAAAgataaagagaaagagagagagagctgagGCGGCCATATTAAGTCTCCAGACAAGTGGGTGTGCCGTGTCTGTAGGTGTGTGTgaattatgtgtgtgtgtattgtgggTGTACTAGTGGGTATATGAATCGTAAAGTCAAGTGCTATAAGATGGCCATAAAttgctgtagttgctgctctggctgcaatggttgctgctgctgcagtaaagttatgtgtgtgtgctggtgtgtgtgtgtgtgtatgcttgGTTTATTCGGCCAACATTTGCTtgttataatttgtatttaaatgcCTGCCTGGTCTAAATTTTAGCTGTGATGCTGCGGCAgccaatgttgctgctgctgatgccgCTGTTGATGCggctgttgttcttgctgctgctgctgttgctgccgctgctgttgtggctgctgtcaTGCAAAGTAAACGAGGCGAgctaaacaataacaatttgcaatttcataAATAGTTAATGGGTTGCCGCTTTTTTCgttggttgtgtgtgtgtgtgtgtgtgtggcgtgcATACAATTTACTTATGATACATGTGCCTGGGAGGTGGAGGGAGGTGAATAAAGCTTGAAGGTTGAAGGTGAATTATGGGCTCGAACCctttgcatattaaatatttataatgctTAGAGAGGTATAAAAATGGTTTAGCAAATTGCTGAGCGATGTGAGTGAAAGATAGAAAGAGATGGCAACtacttctacttttttttggtgtactttgtttttcttttcttttttttgtttatcatatACATACGTCTCTAAAGAGATGATTTTGGTGGTGCTGATTTGGATGAAGTTGGTGGTGCTGTAGTGAATTAACAACAACGCTAGTGGTGCTGGTGGTGCAGCCAGTTGGCGcctgttgtagctgctgtaGTTGaaattgatgttgctgctgctgttgaagttggtgctgctgctgctgctgctgaagttggtgctgctgctgaagttGCTGTGGTGCATTTGGGATTGTGAGAGGTGCTGTTGCTGGGCCTGCGACCAACATATTGCTGGCACTAACATGGCTCAAAtgtggcggcggtggcggaggcAATTCCAAGCCgccattcaaaataaatagttgCTGATGTGCTGTCggagttgctgctgcgactgttgttgctggcggcGCGGCTGCTGCAACTGCCAGTGacttgtggctgttgttgttgttgttgatcagCGCTGTTGGCAGCGTTACCTCGTTCAGCATCTTGGTCTTGGCGTATTCAATGCGTATGGAGCCGCGATCAGAGctaagcaaatatttgcccTGCAATTGTTGCATCGCCTGAGCAGCGCTTGGGGCATCGTTGAACTCGATGAATGCCACCGGATGTTGATGCTGTGCTtggttgttactgttgttgttggtagcAGTAGTGGTGCagcttgtagttgttgttgctgttgaagcAGTGcctgttgttgcagttgcggTGAGGAAGGTTGAAGTTGGTGGTGGAGAAGTCAGAGTTGAAGACAAAGTTGGAGGCATAGAAGTTGTGATATTGTGCGTACCTTTTGTGTGCATTCGTAGGCGACAAAAGCCAGGCATACTGTGcatgtatataacatattttttttgtttgtttgttgcgatatatacgatatatagttggataatatatatatatatatagtagtagtagtagtatgtAAGTAGTCGGTTATCGATTATCGTTAATCATGTATAATACAATTGGTGATTGGGCAACAAACGACAAACCAAAGAAAGAACGCAAAAAGTTATCGATTAGTTTTTAGTAATATATCGAGAGTAAAAATTATCGGTGCATTATTAAGTGGTGGTAAATTGTGAGTGACAACGTGGTGAGTGGTAAGTGGGTGGTGAGTGAGTGGGTGGTGGGTGAGTGGTGCCATTTTGCTCGCTCAACAACTCAAATTTTTGGTTACTTTAGTGATTAGTGTCAATGTTTGTTCTTTTGATGTTGTCGCGACAAGTTATCGTTAATCGATAACAGgctaaatatatgtgtatagaATATGATGCATTCATTTACCTAGAGAAAACCTCCTTGAGCTCGTGCTCGGACACAAACTGGCCCAAATTGGCCACGAACAGCGTGGAGCAGGGCGCATTGGCGGCTATCTGCGGATTTGCCGGATGTGTGGCGTTGTTGGTGGAGCCGGCGGGGCTTGCCAACGCGGGACTGGATAAAAAATGATGATGCgatgcggcagcagcagctgcagcggcggctgcggcagcaacagctgcattaccaccgacagcagcagcgcccTGGGGCGTTGCaccggcagcggcagcagcagcggcggcagcagccgcagcagcagcaccgccaccgccagcCACACcgccggcagcagcagcagccatgtGTGCCATTGCCGCCTGTTGGCTGGGATGTAAAGCGGTAGCAGTTGTCTGATGATGTGGCATAGTTATTTGAGTCTGCAACAAATGGTTGTTGAagtttggttgttgttgtcgaagTGTTTTCGAAGTGTTGCTTGTACTCACTTGATGCATAGGCTGCTCCATTACTTTGTCTGTATTTAGTCAGAGATAGGAGCGAACGGGCACCTGCGGATGCAGTGCTGGATGCACGAGTGTTGCATGCTGCAAGGCGGCAGCGCCGGGCAGctcagcagcggcggcagccgAATACGCTAACGGATGATGCCATAGCTCGGGTCCGCCCGGAAAGAACGGCCCGCCAAGATctaagagagagaaagggaaagagTTGAAGAAAAGGAGAAAACGAAATGAAGACGAAAATTCATCAGTTATTGCTGCCATGTGTTTGATATACTTTCAtatattgttgtttgtatttatttttggatctgtattttgtattgtaagTGAATAGAGTGCAACAAAAGTTGCGAAAAGTTGATTTGAAATGATAAAGCGACTGCttcaagttcgttgcctaagtcttttgttttgcttggagttgaaaactaaaattcaaaactttcaagtttcattttagtttttttaaattctgtATCTcactgcgagtgtgtgtgtgtgtgtggttgtgtgtggctgtgtgtaCTGGTGTGTGTTTTGTGATTCAAACAGAGTGTGTTACAGTGATCGAAGGTGCGTTACATAATATATAtcattgtagttgttgttgtagttgtaatttgtagttgttgttgttgttgagttcTTGCTGTAAcctatgtaaatatttatagcgAAAATTTAGTTTCGGGCGTACGATAATAGTAGATATATacgatatttatatatatatttataatatagaGTTGTGCACTTTGAAGCAAATTTCAACTGTTCAATTGTTGGATTGTTCTCGAGTGTGTTTAcatatgtgtgtctgtgagtgtttgtatgtgtgtgtgtgtgtcataagAGTTAGGTTGTGCGCTAGTACGCCTTCGGTACGATAGCtgaatatagaatatttcatttgtatataagttttgtattttttttgtattttattaaactatcaactacatatacataaaaccaaaataaaagtagCAGCTGCtttttatatcttttttttttattttgttttttttttttttacttacgTCCAGTGAGTGGGTGCATCAATGCAGGATGTGAGGCTGTTGTCGCTGTATTGGGCTGTGGTTTGGGTTTGCTCACTTTCGTGTTACTCTTGGCGAATTCCAAGCGAATTGTTTGGGGCATATCGGGATCGAAGCGTACACCCTGCTGTAAATGATCAGATCAAAATACAGCGGtttgtattttctattttttctattctttttttatgattttgtttgttttacttttgcaaaataataaaaagtgtatttggaatttttgaatttgtttttccattatcatttttctatttattatcGATTTCATTTCTTGCAACAATtcgccaaaaataattttgaatgtCGCATTTGCGTGTGTTGAGAGAtagattgagagagagagagaattgtgttttctcatttttgtttttttgcaaattggGAACGTAAAAACCAACTTGTTTCTGTTTATGGGCGGTGGTGCTTACAAAACGCTGAGAGTTTGAGTTTTGAGTGGCTTTTTTGAGTGGTGCCTTTGGATGcctttatttttgctttaattcagAGATGTACGAACAGGTTACGGAAAGGGGAACTAGTtcaatttgtgtgtatgtgtgtgtgtgtgtgagtgtttgggtgagtggttgtgtgtgttttatgtgattttttgtttaatgcaTAGAAATCAAAAGCAAGAGATGAACAGCAACTGCATAGGAAGAGCACCTATGAGTGAAAGAGGAGAGGGGGACAAAGGGtcattcaaatatatttgttggtGCCAGAAGGGAGAGACGGGGGAAGGATAGAGGGCGGTGCCTAGAGGGAACTTGAACATGCACCagcaataattattttgtggACTAGAGTTGCCAGGCttccatttgttttttgtttataaaattcatttcttttgtgcTACATTTGCCTCATTGCAGTTGCTATAGATGAGTGTAAAATGtgatgtgtgtttgtgtgtatctCTGGGTGTATGATAAAGACAGAAatttaagagagagagagagagagaatagaTATCGAAGAGCGAGATGCAAtaccaaaaagaaacaaaatcaatAGGGATAGACTTAAACATAAATGCGGTGAAGTTTCTTTCAAAATGCAAGCACGTGTTGTGAGTacatcttgttgttgttgttgttgttgtagttgttcttgttgttgtttttgtgaaTGTAATTGAGAtacgattgttgttgttgtttcttgttgAGGACctaaacttttaacttttaacgCTCAGTGTAAGCCAGGCAGTACGATTTGTTTTTGGTTCTTATTGAGTGCTTTACAATCTatgtgttgtatttttgttttttgtattttgaaacGCCGAAAAAGTTgccatatatttattttttgtttgttttttttttggatagGCTTTTGCTAAGAATTGTTGGTGTTTTGTTGTTCATCGATTATATATAGTTAACAATTATAGATTAGGTATATATAGATAGTTATACAAGTTGTAGAAACTGTCAATATATATGTTACCTGCAGATCCTGTTTAGCTGCCTCGGCACCGGCTCTTGTATGGAATGTCACAAAACCAACGGgctgtttatttaaaatgttcaaaatgcaatttttaaatatattttaaaaaatttttgatGCTGCTTTCACTTACCGATGctgttttgccatttttgctAGTTACTTTTAGTAGAGATCCTTCGTAGCCCTATGAAAATGAATATTGGATTAATAATttgactttatttatattgggAATGATTAGCAGAATTTCTAGTAATCGTGTGATTCAAATCTATCTATAGCCACATAATTTGACTAGCGTTTCTAGACGAAgaaatttttcattatttgttaACTTATTATCTTGAAACTGATTTATCGGAATTTTAGGAAATTAGCAGAATATCTAGACATCATATAAAATGTCTGTAGTAatgttataattttatttactgatAAAAGTCTGTAGCTAAATAAATTGCCTATCTTGGCTAGGCGAAAAAATTGACGAAAATATCTTGAaaatcaattctctgaatttAAAGAAAGAATTTCTAGCAATCATTAAGGAATGTTATGGGCTTATTTAGTGATTAAAATCTATAGATAgatatttgtgtttatttgctGACTTAATATCTTTAGAGCGATTTCTTTGAATTGAAAGTACTCAGCACAATTtctattattcataaaatatgtctaatagaattttataattttattttgtgctgaAAATCTAAACCTAGCTAATTTCGAAGATTTTCTTTAACAACTTTGAAAATGAAACCATCATTGTATCACAATTAATCACAAATAATCTATTCTCTGTTGTCTCACTAAAAACTCGTTAATATTTACGTGGATTACTCAACTCAACTTTAACTCAAGCTTAACAAGTTTTCAAAGCTTTTGCAACCCTTTTTCTGAAGTATCTTTCAAACTATCTTTGGCCCTTTATCGAGCTCAtaagttcaattaaaatgtcttTAATAGTTAATAGCTACAGCTTGAGCGAGATATGCAGCTGCTGATAGCTGGTTGACTCACCTCATAGGCTCTGAATAGCAAATAGAGCTCACGTGGCTTGGCATCCATTGGCAAACCACTGACGAACAATGTGCGCACCTGCAAGtaggaaagagagagagatggaaatacatttaacaaatctgtgtgtgtatagatTTAACCTGGTTTTTCTTCGCTATGTCGAGAAACCAATTTCCTATGATTGCGTAATTAAGTTAAAGCTGTCACGTCCTTTGGCCGGATTCAAAACTGAAaccccaacacacacacacacacataccaaaAACACACCCCAAAAAACCTTCAGCCTCAATTTCAATgtgtcaaatatttaaattcgcTGCCGCTCTCTAAGCCCAAAAGTTCATggcactcacacaaacacacgttTCTTtatatgtctgtgtgtgtgtgtgtgagtatgtagTGATAATGAAACCAAATGGAATAAGCGCCATAAACGCTGAATTCATTAAGGCAACGACGTGACACGTTGCCACAGTAGATGTTTAAATGCAGAGTTGGGGAAGCATCATTGCGCAGGGATTCAAAGCACAAAGAGGTGGGGGAGTGGGAGATAGGGGAGAGGATGATGGTACTAATGAGCCTTGTCgccggtttttttttgttcttcttttgtgtgttgtatttttaacACCTAGGCAAAAGACAGCTTGCAAAGGGACAAACTGCGCAAGCTGTGAGCTGTTTTTGGTTAGCtgattttgacattttttgtatatatatacctgtatagtaattataatttagGAGTATATGCGACTAGATACGCTACTTCGCAGAGTATTAAAACTTTAACAAATGTTATTCATTAAATGAATTGTGACTAAAAGCGTTGAAAACTAGGGTTACAGCACTTTGAATATCTATCAATGACTAtccattaaataaaaatctcGTTTATCATATACtgaatactgaaaaatatatatgatagGAACAATTTTTCAGTTTGTTATTTGTATATGTTAGACAGTAAAATAGCTTttgtaaaaattgaatattaattaaaaagaagTTTCGATATTAGTGTTTTCAGAAATTCAtaacaaaagagagagaataaaAAATGTGACCAGACTTCACGTTTTTTGAAATACTTATTTGTTAGTATTTGTAAGTCATTAACATATATTGTAAGTAATttgaacaaacaacaaacaaatattgtaagtaatttgaatattaaacaaatgtaTATAGATGTTTTCTATGCTCAGATAtcaagaaaaagagagagagactgtaACAATGTGACCAGACTTTATGTCTTAAAAAAACTTGATTGTTTCTATTGAAGGCGTTTTGTTAATCGAATTCTAAAAGGATAACAAATAAAGTTAAAGAGTtctttacaaatttgtattaaaaggCAACCGACAACTCTTTGagctgcaattaaattaaccTTAACAGGTATATTCTAGTCAAGTTTCGCGATGTTCCTTTCCCCTACTTTTGTGTTGTCGTTTAGGGACTCATCCTGCGCAGAGTGACAGATTGTAAAAGGGAAGTCCATGTtttgtgtgtatctgtgtgtgtgtgtgagagttaaaattaaaacgtGTTCTATCGTGTAATCTAGCTATTGTTATCCAGCTGGGAAAGCAGCTGTGTAAAAAATAGCTAAACATGTGCCACACTCGACGCCACACATGATTACATAGAGAGCACAGTTGGGAACTCTTTTACTTTTGTAGAGAGAGAGTTGAGTTGCTCGGTTGCGACTTTAAAATTGTCCGGCCGCagtttacaaattaattaactcaCTCGAGTGCCGGGCAGGCATGATAataaaacgaagaagaagaagttggAGGAACTgaagtaaaaagtaaaaagaacGAAAATCCTTTGACGTAGTTTCGGCGCTTGCCAAAAAGGATCTGCAGGATACGCTCAGTTaaatagcaattaaaattaatttttgcgcAGTCTGCGGCTGCTGCAACTTGGCTACGTCTCCGCCTTTTTTGTGGGGTCCACTAATTGGACGGGTAATGAGCTGAGCTCCTCGGCCCTTCCAAacggacaacaacaacagctacacgAAGAATTGTGatgaaaattaaagaaaattgaGCCAAGCAAACTAATTAGAAGCAAGAGCTCAATCCACAGAATTGTACTTGCGGTGTGGCAAATGCAATACTCGACTTCACACAGAAACTTTCGAGCTCAATTCCTGTTGCAAATGgcattgaaatgcaattattttatttccccCTCTAATCGTATGTGAGTCTATATCACtgacacacactcatactgtatttgtgtgtgtatgcgaatGAGATTTGTGAGTTGTACCACAATTTGATAGCATGTCTCGGTGCACAAATATGCCAAGAGCAAacaacagacagcagacagGAAATGGAACTCTGCTAGAGGTTGAACGCCCTGCACAGTGGGGCAAACAAGTTGAAAACCTTAAtcttacatatttattatatgttttataCTGTCTATTGAAATTgatgattatttttttattaacgaTATTGtacaattcatatttaatttattatttttgattcatatttttagttttctaaaaaaagtagtattttttattagttcGTGATTGTTTTTActtgtattaaaaattatttaaaaatcaaacgaaaattgtagaaataatttaaaaaatgcttTTGAATGGGGAAATACGCTTCATTGCTTTGACTGACGAGTTCAGaaagatttttaaattgtagtactatatcgatataccaaatatagccattggtatacatatattagtatatttgtagtacattttttttaaacaaataattttattatttttcataatgttttttatttcttcttttcctTGACTTTTgactttcaaatattttgatatgaCAGTCAACTCATGTCATTACATTCTATTGCTTGTTTATGGTATAGTCAAATAATAGCTACGTTACCACTGTGCCTTGTGTTGGCAACCACAAAAGTCAGTTAGCCAGGCCAAATCAGCCATAGACGTGGCTAAGGGAGTTACTAACCTCttgacttgtttttgtttgtcttgtgTGTTTTGGCCACTGCGGAAATACATTCAACATTTTGGCAAGCTCTAGCACTACATCCTCAGCATGAGCTACAGTCTACAGCATACAGCCCCGCCCCTTCTATTTGCCACACTCTCACATACACTTGATATTGTGTGGGCGGTTTACATTCGTATaagtgtctctgtgtgtgtgtgtatttgcggATTCTGTCCAACTTTGGTTGCcaaattccatttaaatacAGCAAAATGTCATAGAGTTGCAGTTTGGCTGTTGGTTTGTtggttgcttgttgctgtttttggtTGCAACCTTGCAACTTGGCCGCCTCTTTGCTTGGCAATGATTTCGTTACTGCAACGCCCCTCTCACCCCCCCTCCCAACTGCTGTGTTTGGCTTTGCGGTTACTGAGCTGCTGCCATCAACATTGCCAAGAAGTTGCAGCAATTGCgactgcttcttcttctccttctccccTCTCGCAATCTATTTGCTATTAGAGTGGAATATAGTTTTGCTTGGAGTTTCCCCACTTGTTTATAATTATGGACACATGAAGTTTATGCGGTTGcttcaataaatttgtgctGTATCGAATtgcatatgcaaatattaCCCATACGCACTGTTGCTGCGATAACTTTCTCAAGCTCTAGCTCTGAACCGACTATTGTGGTCGTTGGCCTTGTGTTGTCTTTTGGGGGCCCCCCAATTGTAAATCACTCTCTAGTCAAGTGTTGACTTACAATAATTAAAcgtgacacacacacacatgctaaGAGACTGTCACTTATTTCGAAAAGTGTTTATAGAGGCGATCATAATCGCCTTTAGAGCTGTGGGCGTCGTAACCAAGGCGTCTGAGGTGAGTCTCGTCGGAATTTTGCTAAAAGGCGTTAAATTGTAAGCGCTTGTAAATTGTCAAACAGCTGACAAAGCAGCAGACAAATCGAGAGGCAAATCATGTAAGAGCGGAAGCCAATGCACGACTAACAAAATACCCTATAATGTGCATTTCTAAAAAAACGTTAAacgtttattattttacaatttcaaatatactaaatcaaagtttaaaatgttaaatgtagaACATAGTAAACGTTTATAATATAACATAGTTATATCTTTATTTTGTGTTAATCAACACTATGAACTTTTTCGAAATATCGATTGAATATTAAGCACTGTAAAAGTAAAACACATCGAAAAATACCACGTTTTTAAGGCTTTTTCTC includes the following:
- the LOC132785158 gene encoding LOW QUALITY PROTEIN: protein couch potato (The sequence of the model RefSeq protein was modified relative to this genomic sequence to represent the inferred CDS: substituted 1 base at 1 genomic stop codon), whose translation is MKMEFEFEFEFEFAVEFGAGVEVTIANIANYQNQNLLGSHHHLLHIAEPQLQLLPAVTTTTPTTTPQQQPLASITHTTQQQTQQQLQHQQQQQQLQQQQQQLLQQQQNQRPVFEKAITISSIAIKRRPTLPQTPASAPQVLSPSPKRQCAAAVSVLPVPAAAVAAAPGAHLQYASSPAAAAAAAAAAAAAAAAALKGHQLSFAHPTQFAAAVAAHHQQQQQQQQQQQQQQQQQVVQQQQQQQVAYAVAASQQQAAAAAAAAAAHTHQQHHQQQQQQVQQQQQQQQQQQQRLVQFNQAAAAAALLNQHLQHSAVVAHQQQQQHVAVLQQQQQQQTPAHYSGYQLRHAHTAYAPQQQQQHIVLSNSSSSNKQQQQQQSVSTAATTTVASTPATTALSVATAATNNSNNSNTNSSSPGSSSTHESQSQESASISAPTTPSPAGSVSASAVTATTPTATGAATTAATVVTSDSNNNTTTTTTTNGSSIMENQMALAPLGLSQSMDSVNTASNEEEVRTLFVSGLPMDAKPRELYLLFRAYEGYEGSLLKVTSKNGKTASPVGFVTFHTRAGAEAAKQDLQQGVRFDPDMPQTIRLEFAKSNTKVSKPKPQPNTATTASHPALMHPLTGHLGGPFFPGGPELWHHPLAYSAAAAAELPGAAALQHATLVHPALHPQVPVRSYLXLNTDKVMEQPMHQTQITMPHHQTTATALHPSQQAAMAHMAAAAAGGVAGGGGAAAAAAAAAAAAAAGATPQGAAAVGGNAAVAAAAAAAAAAAASHHHFLSSPALASPAGSTNNATHPANPQIAANAPCSTLFVANLGQFVSEHELKEVFSSMPGFCRLRMHTKGTASTATTTTSCTTTATNNNSNNQAQHQHPVAFIEFNDAPSAAQAMQQLQGKYLLSSDRGSIRIEYAKTKMLNEVTLPTALINNNNNSHKSLAVAAAAPPATTVAAATPTAHQQLFILNGGLELPPPPPPHLSHVSASNMLVAGPATAPLTIPNAPQQLQQQHQLQQQQQQHQLQQQQQHQFQLQQLQQAPTGCTTSTTSVVVNSLQHHQLHPNQHHQNHLFRDRSGYGIKA